The genomic window AGAGATCTCTTTACAGCTTGGGGCATGAATAGAAAAGTTACATCCACATTTATCTAACTCGGCACCCAGCGGATAAGGGCGTGATTGATTACTACTCATTCTCTATTTATATCTTTTGTTTATTTTGTGAATGGTTTGAGTGATACGTTAAAAGGTTTAACTTATGAACGCAATAGGGATCGTGCTGTTGGCACTGTTCTAAGGGCTATTTTATTTAAAATATTGCGTTACATATCTCTTACTGCTCACACCGCAAGAATTAAGCTGATTTTTCTAATGTACATTTTTCTTTGTATCAATAATCGTCACTTGTTGATTATTGATGCTTAAACGATCTACATCACGGATTACACTTTTACGGCAACTTTGTGAAAAAATCAGGGAACTATTTAAATAGAGATCTGGATCTATATTTGTACTTTCGCCAGTGTGATCATTATCGTTAGAAAGCCGAGATCTCATCCTCAAAAATGTGAGCTAGACGACAAGCAGCTACAACTACGCCTTTTCGTGATTCTCTACTTCCCCCACCAATAAAAGGGAGGAGGAGGACTTAGTTAATACCAAACCGCATTACTATTATTTTGTCGAATCAAACAGTTTCACACTAATCATTCCAAATTGGCTGTATTAACAGATGGACTGTTAATCAATGAAGAATGAACTAGAAAAATAATAATCGTTTCGGGAGTTAACGAGAATGAAAAAGGTAAACCTACTAACAGCTGCAGTCTCTGCTGCCCTACTTTCAACGTCTGCACTTGCTGTAGATTTCAACGGTTACATGCGTGCTGGTACTGGTATCAGTGGTAACAGTGGTTCAGATGTTTCTGTAAACAAAAACGGTATTGGTCGTCTAGGTAACGAAAATGACAACTACTCTGAGTTTGGCCTGTCTCAAGACTTGCAAACAGGTGAAATAAACTGGCGCATTGAATCTATGATTGCCTCGGGCGCTCCTGGTGCTAATGGTTGGGAAGACGCTGACTTTAACGTGGCACAGTTTGCTGTGAAAGCAAAAGGTGCGTTAGCGTTTGATCGCGGCGCAACGCTTTGGGCTGGTAAAACTTACTACCAACGTAAAGACATCCACATTACTGACTTCTACTACCTAAACACATCAGGTACTGGTGGCGGTATTGAAAACCTATCAGTAGGTAACCAAAAACTGTCTCTTGCTTTAGTTCAAGATGGTGACAATACAACGGCTGGCACAGATCCAAACAATAGTGATTCTTCGGGTTATATCTTCGATGCACGTTTAGCAAATATTGGCCTATGGTCTGATGCAAGCTTAGAAATTGCATTGGCATATAACTTTGCCATTGATAAAGACACTGGCGGCGCAGTTTCTGAACAGGCTGATGATGGTTTACTTGCAACTGCAATTCTTCAACAAGGTCTAAGCAATGGCTTTAACCAAACAGTATTGCAATACGGTACTGCGGGTTACGGTGTGCAAGCGGCTAACTTCTGGGGTTCAGGTACGTACTACGCTCGTGGTACGGATCAATACAATGATTCAACCGGTTATCGTTTACTTAACTGGGGTGTGATCTCAATGGGCGACTCTTGGGAAATGGGTCACCAGT from Vibrio neonatus includes these protein-coding regions:
- the lamB gene encoding maltoporin LamB; the protein is MKKVNLLTAAVSAALLSTSALAVDFNGYMRAGTGISGNSGSDVSVNKNGIGRLGNENDNYSEFGLSQDLQTGEINWRIESMIASGAPGANGWEDADFNVAQFAVKAKGALAFDRGATLWAGKTYYQRKDIHITDFYYLNTSGTGGGIENLSVGNQKLSLALVQDGDNTTAGTDPNNSDSSGYIFDARLANIGLWSDASLEIALAYNFAIDKDTGGAVSEQADDGLLATAILQQGLSNGFNQTVLQYGTAGYGVQAANFWGSGTYYARGTDQYNDSTGYRLLNWGVISMGDSWEMGHQLAYLAGQDIGDGTGQQYDIDQYSVVVRPMYKWNDTMRTVFEGGYNAGERLGNGSTEDFGNAKFTVAQAWAMGSSFWARPEIRVYGSYILDTENDDAFGTGNDTEYVVGIQAEAWW